The genomic segment GACGAGATCAGGAAGTGGTCCTGGTTCTCGCTGCGCACGTTCCCCGTGTGCGTCACCCCGTGGACGTCGATCTCCGAGTCCAGCGGCTTGCGCTGCACCGGAGCCTGCGTGGCGGACTCGGCGCTCATGGATGTTGGATCGTGAATGGGACGGTCATGACTGGATGATACACCCGGGGTCCGGCACTGCCGAACATTACCGCGTGTGCTTGTACATCAGGTCCACCAGCTCGTCGTACATCGCCTCCGCCTCCCCGGCCCCCGACTGGATCGCGTGCGTCGCGCAGTGCTTGAGGTGGTTCCGCATCAGCTCGCGCGCCACCGCCCGCAGCGCCTCGTGCACCGACGAGATCTGCGTCAGGATGTCCGCGCAGTACCGCTCCTCCTCCACCATCTTCTGCACCCCGCGCACCTGCCCCTCGATCCGCCGCAGCCGGGCCAGGTTCCGGGCCTTGCCC from the Gemmatimonadaceae bacterium genome contains:
- a CDS encoding metal-sensitive transcriptional regulator; protein product: MDEAAHAAHCGRRAVGVDEKGKARNLARLRRIEGQVRGVQKMVEEERYCADILTQISSVHEALRAVARELMRNHLKHCATHAIQSGAGEAEAMYDELVDLMYKHTR